Below is a window of Sciurus carolinensis chromosome 6, mSciCar1.2, whole genome shotgun sequence DNA.
CTCCCACTTTCAACAATTCTCTCCTGTACTCTCCAACGCCGCAAGGCTTTCGGCCACCTGCGCGCGGAGACGCTGTAGTCCcgtcttctttctctcttccctccctccctcactttcgGTCATACCCGGCGGTGCCCTATAGAGTGCAGCcggcagccccagccctgccagccAACTCCTTTTATGGTGAGAGGATGGATTCTGCGTAGTTTCCACGCCCTAGCCTGgtacctacccacccacccaccacgTCCGCGCGTGCACCCAAGTATGATCCAGCGCTCACTCGGTccagtgcacacacacatccCACCACTCCTCCCCAGTGCTCTACTCCACTGTGAAGTCCTAAAGCAATTGTCCTCCCTTCCCAAGGCACAGATGTTGCGCCCCAAGGGTAAAAGTGGCGAGAAACAGCCCCCTCGGAGAGGCAAGGAGTGAGGGAGATGAGATACCAGTTTTAGCGTTGTCTCCCTCgccaccccacccctccaacACTGGATGGAGAGCTCAGGAGAAGCTGTGAGGGTGCCCCGGAAAGCACCGGGGCTAGGATCACCGCCGGCGGTGCTCTCTCAGAAAGTTCGAGTGTGAGAAGGTTTAAAGAGTCGCCCCCAGCAGCGCGGCAGGAGTGGCGCAGGTCTGAGCCCGGCATCCGCCCTGCCAAGCTTCCTAGCCGCGCAAACTGAGGACACGCTCCGCCCCTTCCAGTTCAGCCAATGGGTGCCTGGGCCGTGCGCGGTCTGTCTCCGCCTCCGCCAGGGAAACTTGAAAGGAGGAGAAAAGTTAGTACAGAGGTTGGAAGGGTGAGAGCGGAGCTCGAAACCCGGCAGCCAGAGAGGAAGATGAACAGTTCTAGGTCAGAGCCCCAGATTGGACCCCGAGCCGCCCCCAAGACACCAGGAGCGGCCTCAGCAGCAGCCGCCAACGACCGTAGCCGTCCGTTCTGACCGTGGCTGGGGAGGAGGACGGCGTGAACCGAGGACCCACGCACGGTTCCACCTACGCGCGCTGCCACACACCTGGAAGGTATCTGCCTGTGGACAAGACCTGCGGGCTCTGCAAATCGGGGACTCATCtttgaaggaaaagggaaaaataaacaaaaaactcaacaccagtCTTCACTAACCCATCCGCTGCCCCTCCTGTTCTCCAACTTTTTGAAAACTGACCACTCTGATCCCAGTTCCGGAAAATTGGCAGCCACCGAGACCCAGCTCCGAAAAGTCTAACGCTTAGCAAGTTCCACATTAAGGTGGACGAGGCTGAAGGCAGATTGGGGGCAGATCCAGGACATCCGAGGTCTGAGCCTGGGCGCCTACGGTGCTGCTACAACTGCGTCCACTACAGGTAAGGTGGTGTAAGATTGGGTAGTGGTCATCGGGTAGACAGCTCAGTGGTCGGGTACTACCTCAGGAAACCAAAGAGAAGAGCGAGCTTTCCATAACTTGTTTTCTGTGAGAATTTTGTCGACTCATAATCTATCGGGAATAGCACTAGGAGTCACTTTTCCCTTGAGATGGGTCTTGTTCATCTTGGCAGTGGAGTGGGTTGGTTTGGAAGcgggaggaagagagaatggcAGTTATCAGCATCTAAATATTAATGTCAGTAGAGTGGTGCTGTTGGCAGGACCTATCAGGAGCCAGGGGATTTCGGTAGCCGCAAGTCAGTAAGTGACTACCCAGAAAGTAAGATCAAGTTCCCTTGTTTCATCAGCATATTGTTTCTTGGGTACAGGTTTAACACCTTACAAGTAATAACTTCCGCGCACCGATCATTTTCCTCTCCCTTGCCATTTCTAGACCCCGCATCGCTCTGCAAGGCTACGCACTGCCGGCCACCATCATGTCCACGCCCGCGGTCAATGCGTCCGCCTCTTCGAGTCCGGACCGACTGAACAGCCCAGTTACCATCCCAGCGGTGATGTTCATATTCGGGGTGGTGGGCAACCTGGTGGCCATCGTGGTGCTGTGTAAGTCGCGCAAGGAGCAGAAGGAGACCACCTTCTACACGTTGGTATGTGGGCTAGCTGTCACCGACCTACTGGGCACTTTGCTGGTGAGCCCGGTGACCATCGCCACGTACATGAAGGGCCAGTGGCCAGGGGAACAGGCGCTGTGCGATTACAGCACCTTCATCCTGCTCTTCTTCGGTCTGTCGGGCCTCAGCATCATCTGTGCCATGAGTATAGAGCGCTACCTGGCCATCAACCACGCCTACTTCTACAGCCACTACGTGGACAAGCGACTGGCCGGTCTCACTCTCTTCGCTGTCTATGCATCCAACGTGCTGTTCTGTGCACTGCCCAACATGGGCCTCGGCCGCTCTCAGCTGCAGTACCCGCAGACCTGGTGCTTCATCGACTGGACCACCAACGTGACGGCGTACGCCGCTTTCTCCTACATGTACGCGGGCTTCAGCTCCTTCCTCATTCTCGCCACCGTGCTCTGCAACGTGCTCGTGTGCGGCGCGCTGCTCCGTATGCACCGCCAATTCATGCGCCGTACCTCGTTGGGCACCGAGCAGCATCACGCAGCTGGCGCCGCCGCTGTGTCCTCTGCTGCTTGTCGGGGCAacccctctgcctccccagctctGCCGCGCCTCAGCGATTTTCGCCGCAGGCGAAGCTTCCGGCGCATGGCGGGCGCAGAGATCCAGATGGTCATCTTACTCATTGCCACCTCCCTGGTGGTGCTCATCTGCTCCATCCCGCTCGTGGTAAGTGGCCCAGCTCAGGCCCCACTCTGCCCTTTTCCCACATCCACCTCTCCCCTCCgactcctcctcttccctcagaTTCCTTAATTGTGTCTTAAGGAATCTTAAGACAATTAAGATTCCTTAATTGTCTCCAGATAGGGGCTGGGACCCCCGCAGGGCCTCTCTGAGCCCTCCTCAGAGGCCTTCTGGGTGCCCACCCGAAGAGATTTGGGAGGTGCCTTTCCCCTACATGCCCTGAGTGCCTTTCCCTGAAAGCCTGGGTTCCTCTCTCCGGGGACAACCCCTGCCTACCCCTTAGTGCTGATATTAGTCTGGAGTCTTCTGGGAACACCCACCGCTCTCAGTCACATGTGGAGGGGAACTCTGTAGGATGACTTAGCCCAGCCCTCTACACTGACAACTTGCAGAGCCTGAAAGCCTCGGGGTGGTGATCTCTCCTGGAAACCATTCCTTAGGAGAGTGGGGCTTTGGGTGTTTAGATTTATGTAGagcttttggtttggttttgtttccttagATAAAGTAGCATTTTAGTGCTAGAAGAGATAGCAGATGCTTTTGATTGTAGCCTAACTCCTTCACCTCACAGAGGAAGAAGGGAGTGAC
It encodes the following:
- the Ptger4 gene encoding prostaglandin E2 receptor EP4 subtype, with the translated sequence MSTPAVNASASSSPDRLNSPVTIPAVMFIFGVVGNLVAIVVLCKSRKEQKETTFYTLVCGLAVTDLLGTLLVSPVTIATYMKGQWPGEQALCDYSTFILLFFGLSGLSIICAMSIERYLAINHAYFYSHYVDKRLAGLTLFAVYASNVLFCALPNMGLGRSQLQYPQTWCFIDWTTNVTAYAAFSYMYAGFSSFLILATVLCNVLVCGALLRMHRQFMRRTSLGTEQHHAAGAAAVSSAACRGNPSASPALPRLSDFRRRRSFRRMAGAEIQMVILLIATSLVVLICSIPLVVRVFINQLYQPSVVREISKNPDLQAIRIASVNPILDPWIYILLRKAVLSKAIEKIKCLFCRIGGSRRDRSRQQCSESRRTSSAMSSHSRSFISRELKEISSTSQTLLYLPDLSESGLAGRNLLPGVPGMGLAQTDTTSLRTLRISETSDSSQGQDSESVLLVDEVGGRNRDGPAPKGNSLQVTFPSETLNLSEKCI